One stretch of Sardina pilchardus chromosome 17, fSarPil1.1, whole genome shotgun sequence DNA includes these proteins:
- the lamb1b gene encoding laminin subunit beta-1b, with amino-acid sequence MLILLIATCMAFGSHAQMEVPEFGDVCAQGSCYPATGDLLVGRAHRLTASSTCGLQQPERYCIVSHLQEEQNCFVCDSRQPGDSDSHTIKTVVTTFTPNRLVTWWQSENGLENVTIQLDLEAEFHFTHLIMTFKTFRPAAMVIERSMDSGKSWQVYRYYAHDCNRAFPGIPEGPIKRVDDIICDSRYSDVEPSTQGEVIFRVLDPAFEIPDPYSVQIQNLLKITNIRVRMLKLHTLGDNLLDIREEVRHKYYYALYEMVVRGNCFCYGHASKCAPSNQNEEDVEGMVHGFCVCNHYTTGLNCEKCQDFYHDHPWKPALGPNTNACKRCECNHHAYACHFDMAAYMSTGNVSGGVCDECQHNTMGRQCELCKPFFYQHPERHIRDPNICEPCSCDPRGSLNGGLCDGVTDVLAGLIAGQCRCKRNVEGERCGQCRPGHFGLSETPEGCQQCTCSSLGTVPGSNPCDPNSGSCFCKRLVMGQNCDQCRPQHWGLSDSMDGCRPCDCDQGGAVNNDCNPQTGQCVCREHMFGRRCDEIESGYYFIAMDHYTYEAEKAKFGPAVSVIQRPYPVDREPTWTGVGFARVPEGEELQFTINNIPESMDYDLLIRYEPQLPAEWERAVVRVDRPVLEGPRCADTTTDQQTVTLPPGSRHVPLLEPICFEEGQNFTVHLSLPFYSSQSDHQDPFIFIDSIVLMPHTRALEMFAESDADWDTFERYRCQERSQSVVKTQMTHICRDYIFSMSALLHQGAMKCVCDPHGSRSTVCEPNGGQCQCRTNVMGRSCDRCVPSHFLYPNCRPCECDPQGSVTQFCEDATGQCECVPGAYGRQCAHCLPSHWGFPHCQPCQCNGHSQFCDAHTGECQGCRGNTAGHNCERCDDGFYGNALLEVGSQCRPCLCPDGPGSSRQFAVGCYEDLYTQRVTCACSQGYTGPRCEQCAPGYYGNPEVPGGQCLPCECNGNIDLLDPGSCDAHTGACLKCLHYTEGSGCQYCKRGYYGDAKTQDCRKCMCNERGTSSQGCTGDECVCDEYSGQCPCLPSVVGQHCDQCAIDTWNYDSGEGCQACLCHPVHSYGSSCDQLTGQCTCQPGFGGRTCEECRELFWGNPEVQCHGCDCDPRGISSEQCNKRTGDCACLDGYAGHRCDSCARGFSGTFPDCVRCHQCFSEWDATVGELTNQTRRLLQTVEDARVGGVVAPYKDLIDSIEESASELKAILEHDPVTAPLEDTQKRLQEATELVAYLSRSLNVTELTLEVLSEEHNRTGAKLEELEVEAAKLHQTVRDVQDQVEQVKNSNIRGASDSITKYYHQSIEAEQRADSATSGPLSAVEESAALRQTTEDMMNRTKEEFDLKQEQQTKQLEELANEIETLDLSALSITACGAGSEDGSCGTCGGLGCVTEDGAPHCGGEGCGDVNSVVQEGVNAAKNFDKEIIKALQEVDKLNRMVSEARGRADVAKLSAQDVLLKANQSKERVELNNQELRGLIQQIRDFLRNSTDLETIEALSNEVLAMSMPASAAQLDELTNEIRERVKSLTGVEEILERSHGDVTQARTLLQDAKTASDDATEMKNTADMLNTWLNQTEETQIVTQDGIKEASADIKATQDLQATLDSETASAELKLNNGTQWLVGMERDLSLIKARTQETVNTAQHTQRNTDYVSQDVAQTKQELDSEVMQRYSTMQSVMQQKAGNVIEGRQKAKELQEEAKQMLDHAVASLQKLRELERSYVVNQQTLEEKAQILAGLEKAAQDLLQEISHKVTVYSICL; translated from the exons ATGCTGATCCTGCTTATTGCAACGTGTATGG CCTTTGGGTCTCACGCCCAGATGGAAGTCCCAGAGTTCGGTGACGTGTGTGCTCAGGGCAGCTGCTACCCCGCCACTGGAGACCTGCTGGTTGGTCGAGCCCACCGGCTCACCGCCTCCTCCACATGTGGACTCCAGCAGCCAGAACGCTACTGCATCGTCAGCCACTTACAG GAGGAGCAGAACTGCTTTGTGTGTGACTCCAGGCAGCCTGGCGATTCGGACAGCCACACCATCAAGACCGTGGTCACCACTTTCACTCCCAACCGCCTCGTAACATGGTGGCAATCAGAGAACG gcCTTGAGAATGTGACCATTCAATTGGACTTAGAGGCTGAGTTCCATTTCACACATCTCATCATGACCTTCAAg ACATTCCGTCCTGCTGCTATGGTGATTGAGCGTTCCATGGACAGTGGGAAGAGCTGGCAGGTGTACCGTTACTATGCCCACGACTGTAACAGGGCCTTCCCAGGTATACCCGAGGGGCCAATCAAAAGGGTCGATGACATCATCTGTGATTCACGGTACTCGGATGTAGAGCCGTCCACCCAAGGAGAG GTGATCTTCAGAGTTCTGGATCCAGCCTTTGAAATCCCTGATCCCTACAGCGTTCAGATTCAAA ACCTCCTGAAGATCACTAATATCCGTGTTCGCATGCTGAAGCTGCACACCCTGGGCGATAACCTCCTGGACATCAGGGAGGAGGTCAGACACAAGTACTACTATGCACTGTACGAGATGGTCGTCCGCGGCAACTGCTTCTGCTATGGCCACGCCTCCAAGTGCGCCCCGTCGAATCAGAATGAGGAGGACGTTGAGGGCATG GTCcatggtttctgtgtgtgtaaccattATACTACCGGTCTGAACTGTGAGAAATGTCAGGACTTCTACCATGACCATCCATGGAAGCCTGCTCTGGGTCCAAACACCAATGCGTGCAAGA GGTGTGAGTGTAACCATCATGCGTACGCGTGCCACTTCGACATGGCGGCTTACATGTCCACGGGCAACGTCAGCGGGGGGGTGTGTGACGAGTGCCAGCACAACACCATGGGCCGCCAGTGTGAGCTCTGCAAGCCCTTCTTCTACCAGCACCCCGAGCGCCACATCAGGGACCCCAACATCTGCGAAC cgtgcaGCTGCGACCCTCGGGGCTCTCTGAACGGGGGTCTGTGTGACGGCGTGACGGACGTGCTCGCCGGGCTGATCGCCGGTCAGTGCCGCTGCAAGCGGAAcgtggagggggagaggtgtGGCCAGTGCCGCCCCGGACACTTCGGCCTGAGCGAAACACCGGAGGGATGCCAGC AATGCACCTGTAGCTCACTTGGTACGGTTCCTGGATCAAACCCATGTGACCCCAACTCAGGAAGCTGCTTCTGCAAACGACTCGTCATGGGCCAGAACTGCGATCAGTgtcgg CCTCAACACTGGGGACTGAGCGATAGCATGGACGGCTGCAGACCATGTGACTGTGACCAAGGCGGGGCTGTCAATAACGA CTGTAATCCGcagacaggacagtgtgtgtgtcgggagcACATGTTTGGCCGTCGCTGTGATGAGATTGAGTCTGGCTACTACTTTATCGCCATGGACCACTACACCTACGAGGCAGAAAAGGCCAAATTTGGAccg gctgtgagTGTGATCCAGAGGCCGTACCCTGTGGATCGTGAGCCCACCTGGACAGGTGTTGGGTTTGCCAGGGTTCCGGAGGGGGAGGAGCTACAGTTCACCATCAACAATATCCCAGAGAGCATGGACTATGACCTACTCATACGCTATGagccacag TTACCAGCGGAGTGGGAGAGGGCGGTGGTGAGGGTGGACCGGCCGGTGCTGGAGGGCCCGCGCTGTGCAGACACCACCACTGACCAGCAGACCGTCACACTGCCCCCtggctccag gcatGTGCCTCTGCTGGAGCCCATCTGTTTTGAGGAGGGCCAGAACTTCACAGTTCACCTGAGTCTGCCCTTCTACTCCTCCCAGAGTGACCACCAGGACCCATTCATCTTCATAGACTCA ATTGTGCTGATGCCGCACACGCGCGCGCTGGAGATGTTTGCGGAGTCGGACGCGGACTGGGACACGTTCGAGCGGTACCGGTGCCAGGAGCGCAGCCAGAGCGTCGTCAAGACCCAGATGACACACATCTGCAGAGACTACATCTTCAGCATGTCCGCGCTGCTGCACCAGGGAGCCATGA agtgtgtgtgtgatccccatGGTTCCCGCAGTACTGTGTGTGAGCCGAACGGGGGGCAGTGTCAGTGCCGGACCAACGTCATGGGGCGGAGCTGCGACAGATGCGTCCCCTCCCACTTCCTGTACCCCAACTGCAGGC cctgtgagTGTGACCCCCAGGGCTCGGTGACCCAGTTCTGTGAAGACGCCACcggtcagtgtgagtgtgttccggGGGCGTACGGACGCCAGTGTGCCCACTGCCTGCCCAGCCACTGGGGCTTCCCCCACTGCCAGCCGTGCCAATGCAACGGGCACTCGCAGTTCTGCGATGCGCACACAGGGGAATGCCAGGGGTGCCGCGGCAACACAGCAGGGCACAACTGTGagag GTGTGACGATGGTTTCTACGGCAACGCGCTGCTGGAGGTGGGGAGCCAGTGCCGGCCCTGCTTGTGTCCAGACGGGCcgggcagcagcaggcagttcgCTGTGGGCTGCTACGAGGACCTGTACACACAGCGCGTCACCTGCGCCTGCAGTCAAGGGTACACAG GTCCACGTTGCGAGCAGTGTGCCCCGGGTTACTATGGCAACCCAGAGGTTCCCGGCGGGCAGTGCCTGCCGTGCGAGTGTAACGGCAACATCGACCTGCTGGACCCGGGGTCCTGCGACGCGCACACGGGCGCCTGCCTCAAGTGCCTGCACTACACCGAGGGCAGCGGCTGCCAGTACTGCAAGAGGGGTTACTACGGCGACGCCAAGACGCAGGACTGCAGGA agTGTATGTGTAACGAGCGGGGCACCAGTAGCCAGGGCTGCAcgggggatgagtgtgtgtgtgacgagtaCAGCGGGCAGTGCCCGTGCCTGCCCAGCGTGGTGGGCCAGCACTGTGACCAGTGTGCCATCGACACCTGGAACTACGACAGCGGAGAGGGCTGCCAAGCCTGCCTGTGCCACCCCGTACACTCATATGGCTCCTCATGTGACCAG ctgACAGGCCAGTGTACTTGTCAACCAGGCTTTGGAGGCCGTACATGCGAGGAGTGCAGAGAATTGTTCTGGGGCAACCCTGAGGTTCAGTGTCATG gcTGCGACTGCGACCCCCGTGGCATCTCCAGCGAGCAGTGCAACAAGCGCACGGGCGACTGCGCGTGTCTGGACGGCTATGCCGGCCACCGCTGCGACTCGTGCGCGCGCGGCTTCTCCGGAACCTTCCCCGACTGCGTGCGCTGCCACCAGTGCTTCAGCGAATGGGACGCCACCGTCGGCGAGCTGACCAATCAGACGCGGCGGCTGCTCCAGACCGTGGAGGACGCTCGCGTGGGCGGGGTCGTGGCGCCTTATAAGGATTTGATTGACAGCATAGAGGAGAGCGCGTCGGAGCTGAAGGCCATTCTGGAACACGACCCCGTGACAGCGCCCCTGGAGGACACTCAGAAACGACTGCAGGAGGCTAC GGAGCTGGTGGCGTACCTGTCCCGCTCGCTGAACGTGACGGAGCTGACTCTGGAGGTGCTGTCTGAGGAGCACAACAGGACGGGCGCcaagctggaggagctggaggtggaggcggcCAAGCTGCACCAGACCGTCAGGGACGTGCAGGACCAGGTGGAGCAGGTGAAGAACTCCAACATCAGag gagCCTCTGACAGCATCACTAAATACTACCATCAGTCCATTGAAGCAGAGCAGCGTGCCGACAGCGCCACCTCTGGCCCGTTGAGTGCAGTGGAGGAGTCGGCCGCTCTACGGCAAACCACAGAGGACATGATGAACCGCACCAAGGAGGAGTTTGACCTGAAGCAGGAGCAGCAGACCAaacagctggaggagctggCCAATGAGATCGAAACCCTGGACCTATCAGCACTCAGCATCACG gcgTGTGGTGCAGGCTCAGAGGACGGCAGCTGTGGCACGTGCGGCGGTCTCGGCTGCGTGACGGAGGACGGAGCGCCCCACTGTGGCGGGGAGGGGTGTGGCGACGTCAACTCGGTCGTGCAGGAGGGCGTGAACGCCGCCAAGAACTTCGACAAGGAGATCATAAAGGCTCTACAGGAGGTGGACAAGCTCAACAGGATg GTATCAGAGGCCCGTGGTCGAGCTGATGTTGCTAAGCTGAGTGCACAGGATGTTTTGCTGAAAGCCAATCAGAGTAAGGAGAGGGTGGAGCTAAACAACCAGGAACTACGCGGCCTCATACAACAGATACGGGACTTCCTGAGAA acaGCACAGACCTGGAGACCATTGAGGCTCTGTCCAATGAGGTGCTGGCGATGAGCATGCCGGCGTCGGCGGCCCAGTTGGACGAGCTGACCAATGAGATCCGCGAGCGCGTCAAGAGCCTGACCGGCGTGGAGGAGATCCTCGAGCGCAGCCACGGAGACgtcacgcaagcacgcacgctgCTGCAGGACGCCAAGAccgccag tgatgATGCCACTGAAATGAAGAACACAGCGGACATGTTGAACACGTGGTTGAATCAGACTGAAGAAACTCAGATAGTCACTCAAGACGGCATCAAAGAGGCCAGTGCTGACATCAAGGCAACACAAGACCTGCAGGCTACT ctgGATTCAGAGACTGCGTCTGCTGAGTTGAAGCTGAATAACGGGACGCAGTGGCTGGTGGGGATGGAGAGGGATCTCTCGTTGATTAAAGCCAGAACGCAGGAAACGGTCAACACagcgcaacacacacagcgcaaCACTGACTACGTCTCACAGGACGTGGCACAGACCAAACAG gagcttgACTCGGAGGTGATGCAGAGGTACTCCACCATGCAGAGTGTGATGCAGCAGAAAGCGGGCAACGTGATCGAGGGCCGACAAAAAGCCAAGGAGCTACAGGAGGAGGCCAAACAAATGCTGGACCACGCCGTAGCCTCCCTACAGAAACTTAgag agcTAGAGCGGTCATATGTGGTTAACCAGCAGACACTAGAGGAAAAAGCCCAGATTCTGGCGGGGCTCGAAAAAGCAGCTCAGGATTTACTTCAAGAGATCAGTCACAAAGTCACCGTCTACAGCATCTGTTTGTAA
- the LOC134061784 gene encoding dihydrolipoyl dehydrogenase, mitochondrial, with the protein MQSLNILCRNAAKRGQVIPSKLQGVTTVCARTYADAPIDADVTVVGSGPGGYVAAIKAAQLGFKTVCVEKNATLGGTCLNVGCIPSKALLNNSHYYHMAHGKDFESRGIEVTGVKLNLEKMMAQKSGAVKALTGGIAHLFKQNKVTHVNGFGSVTGPNEVTATGDDGSKHVINTKHILIATGSEVTPFPGIEIDEETVVSSTGALSLKKVPEELIVIGAGVIGVELGSVWQRLGSKVTAVEFLGHVGGMGIDMEISKGFQRILQKQGLKFKLGTKVMGATRRPDGKIDVAVEAAAGGKADTLSCDVLLVCIGRRPFTQNLGLEKVGIQLDNRGRIPVNNRFQTQVPSIYAIGDVVAGPMLAHKAEDEGIICVEGMAGSTPHIDYNCVPSVIYTHPEVAWVGKTEEQLKEEGVPYNVGKFPFAANSRAKTNADTDGLVKILGHKETDRILGAHIMGPSAGEMINEAALAMEYGASCEDVARVCHAHPTVSEAFREANLAASFGKAINF; encoded by the exons ATGCAAAGTTTGAATATTTTGTGTCGCAATGCGGCTAAG CGGGGTCAGGTGATCCCATCCAAGCTTCAAGGAGTGACGACAGTGTGCGCAAGAACATATGCCGATGCCCCAA TTGATGCAGATGTCACTGTGGTGGGATCGGGTCCTGGAGGCTATGTGGCCGCCATCAAAGCAGCACAGCTGGGATTTAAG acagtgtgtgtggagaagaatGCCACCCTAGGAGGAACATGTCTCAACGTGGGTTGCATCCCCTCCAAG GCTTTGCTGAATAACTCACACTATTATCACATGGCCCATGGGAAGGATTTTGAAAGCAGGGGAATAGAGG tTACTGGAGTGAAGTTGAACCTGGAGAAGATGATGGCCCAGAAGTCTGGAGCAGTTAAAGCTTTAACGGGTGGCATCGCTCACCTCTTCAAACAGAACAAG GTGACCCACGTGAATGGCTTCGGAAGCGTAACAGGACCCAATGAAGTCACGGCAACAGGCGACGATGGAAGCAAACACGTCATCAACACCAAACACATTCTTATCGCCACTGGATCAGAGGTTACCCCATTTCCTGGgatagag attGATGAGGAGACTGTGGTGTCGTCAACaggagcgctgtctctgaagaAGGTTCCAGAAGAGCTGATAGTCATCGGCGCAGGTGTCATTGGGGTGGAGCTG gGTTCGGTGTGGCAGCGCCTGGGCTCCAAGGTGACGGCGGTGGAGTTCCTGGGCCACGTGGGCGGGATGGGCATCGACATGGAGATCTCCAAGGGCTTCCAGCGCATCCTGCAGAAGCAGGGCCTCAAGTTCAAGCTGGGCACCAAAGTCATGGGCGCCACCAGACGCCCCGACGGCAAGATAGACGTGGC tgtggaggCAGCAGCTGGCGGTAAGGCAGACACCCTGAGCTGTGACGTGCTGCTGGTGTGTATCGGCCGCCGGCCCTTCACACAGAACCTGGGCCTGGAGAAGGTGGGCATCCAGCTGGACAACAGGGGACGCATCCCCGTCAACAACCGCTTCCAGACCCAAgtacccag TATCTATGCGATAGGTGACGTGGTGGCGGGCCCCATGCTGGCTCATAAGGCGGAGGATGAGGGCATCATCTGTGTGGAGGGCATGGCGGGCAGCACCCCTCACATCGACTACAATTGTGTGCCCTCCGTCATCTACACACACCCCGAGGTGGCATGGGTGGGCAAGACTGAGGAGCAGCTcaaagaggag gGAGTTCCTTACAATGTGGGCAAGTTCCCGTTTGCTGCTAACAGCCGGGCGAAGACCAACGCAGACACAGACGGCCTGGTCAAGATCCTCGGCCACAAGGAGACCGACCGCATCCTCGGAGCACACATCATGGGcccg agtgcagGAGAGATGATCAACGAGGCAGCGTTGGCCATGGAGTACGGAGCCTCCTGTGAGGATGTGGCCAGAGTCTGCCACGCCCACCCG acggtGTCAGAGGCTTTCAGAGAGGCTAACCTTGCTGCTTCATTTGGGAAGGCCATCAACTTTTAA